The nucleotide window TGAGGACAATAATCAACTAAGTTGCCAACATTAATAATATAGTAACCCCAGACTAAACCGCTATGTAATCCAATTGATTTACCCAATCTACCTTGATGTTTTCTTTTTGCCCAAACCAAGGCAATTCCTAACACTAATAAACCCAGAAAAGAGGGTAGGTTACTCACTATTTCTGACAGTGGCTTGAGGAAATGAAGAGTAGCAAATATCAATGTGCTGAGCCAAAGAGCCGTATTTGGATGATAGTTTTGCTCAAATTCATCTAGTAACCAACCTCTAAAAACCAGTTCTTCAGCTAAACCAATTAATAGGGCACTTATTAATCCTTCTAAGATTAGTTGAAGTAGAGATATTTGTGGTTTTTGCCAGACCAACCAACCCAATAATCCTTCTAAACCAAATAACATTAAAGTGGCACACAAGCCAACACTTAAGCCATTAAATAATTCAGTGGTGTTTTGGCGAGAAAGTTCTAAGCCGTAATGTGAAAATATTCTGGTTCTTCCATAGACATTTTTCCCCCAAAAGTTGAGGAAAAACAAAAATTCCGCAAATAGCAGCATCATAGTTAGGATCGTCACTAAATTGCGATCGCCAACCGTCAGATAAATCGGGATAGCTAAAGGTAGCCAAAGGCAAAGTAAGATGACCAAAAAAGTCCCCAACCTCACAGGGGTTGGGTACTGAGCTATACTCATTTAGTAAAACTAGAAAACCTGTTTATTCGTCAGGTTCAATAGTACTAGTTAAGCCGTGGTTTTTCAAAGTTTCAGAATAAAACTCTGCGTGTTCCAAAGCACAGGTAATCACCAAAGCAATACCACTGTGATGGGCTTCCATCATGATATTAATCGCTTGAGGTTGCGTCAGATTAGGAACAGTGGTAAGCAATACCTGAACGACATACTCCATCGGATTGAAGTCATCGTTATGAAGCAAAACCCGATAACGAGGAGCAAGTTTGCGAGACGTTGAACTCTTTTCGATAGTTATAGTTTCAAC belongs to Merismopedia glauca CCAP 1448/3 and includes:
- a CDS encoding CPBP family intramembrane glutamic endopeptidase, which codes for MSIAQYPTPVRLGTFLVILLCLWLPLAIPIYLTVGDRNLVTILTMMLLFAEFLFFLNFWGKNVYGRTRIFSHYGLELSRQNTTELFNGLSVGLCATLMLFGLEGLLGWLVWQKPQISLLQLILEGLISALLIGLAEELVFRGWLLDEFEQNYHPNTALWLSTLIFATLHFLKPLSEIVSNLPSFLGLLVLGIALVWAKRKHQGRLGKSIGLHSGLVWGYYIINVGNLVDYCPQIPQWITGVNNNPIAGVMGLFVLLAIAYFQKPPIKRPQTDKWRRR
- the clpS gene encoding ATP-dependent Clp protease adapter ClpS produces the protein MSVETITIEKSSTSRKLAPRYRVLLHNDDFNPMEYVVQVLLTTVPNLTQPQAINIMMEAHHSGIALVITCALEHAEFYSETLKNHGLTSTIEPDE